In Kineococcus sp. NBC_00420, a single genomic region encodes these proteins:
- a CDS encoding 5-(carboxyamino)imidazole ribonucleotide synthase, producing the protein MSTLGSRPDPAPYARPGGFPVVGVVGGGQLARMMQPPAIALGLRLRVLAEGPDVSAAQVITPAPIGAADDLEALVAFASECDAVTFDHEHVPTAGLRAMAEVTSVQPGADALVHAQDKIVMREKLTELGVPCPRWARVGDRAQIEEFAAQVGWPVVLKTPRGGYDGKGVLVLDSPEDPAWTTADGWFADWAERGPLLAEEHVPFTRELAALVVRSPSGQAAAWPVVETVQRDGVCHEVTAPAPDLDDELAARLTGIALSIAGGLGVTGVLAVEVFEVVRDGRPTVLVNELAMRPHNSGHWTIDGSQTSQFENHLRAVLDLPLGSTAARDPWTVMVNVLGPREIESRHEDLYRSYLHVMAHDPGVKVHLYGKEQRAGRKLGHVTVHGDDLDTVRARARHAAAFIAGEIDE; encoded by the coding sequence GTGTCGACCCTCGGTTCGCGACCCGACCCCGCCCCCTACGCCCGACCCGGTGGGTTCCCCGTCGTCGGGGTCGTCGGCGGGGGCCAGCTGGCCCGGATGATGCAGCCCCCCGCCATCGCCCTCGGGCTGCGGTTGCGGGTGCTGGCCGAGGGCCCCGACGTCAGTGCGGCGCAGGTCATCACGCCCGCCCCGATCGGTGCCGCCGACGACCTCGAGGCGCTCGTCGCGTTCGCCTCCGAGTGCGACGCCGTCACCTTCGACCACGAGCACGTCCCCACCGCGGGACTGCGCGCGATGGCCGAGGTGACGTCCGTGCAGCCCGGGGCCGACGCCCTCGTGCACGCCCAGGACAAGATCGTCATGCGTGAGAAGCTCACCGAGCTCGGGGTCCCGTGCCCCCGCTGGGCCCGCGTCGGCGACCGCGCGCAGATCGAGGAGTTCGCCGCGCAGGTCGGTTGGCCGGTCGTGCTGAAGACCCCGCGCGGTGGCTACGACGGCAAGGGCGTCCTCGTCCTGGACTCCCCGGAGGACCCCGCCTGGACCACGGCCGACGGGTGGTTCGCGGACTGGGCCGAGCGGGGTCCGCTGCTGGCCGAGGAACACGTCCCCTTCACCCGCGAGCTCGCGGCCCTCGTCGTGCGCAGCCCGTCCGGGCAGGCCGCGGCCTGGCCCGTCGTCGAGACCGTCCAGCGCGACGGCGTCTGCCACGAGGTCACCGCCCCGGCCCCCGACCTCGACGACGAGCTCGCCGCCCGGCTCACGGGGATCGCGCTGAGCATCGCGGGCGGCCTCGGCGTCACCGGCGTGCTGGCCGTCGAGGTGTTCGAGGTCGTGCGCGACGGGCGCCCGACCGTCCTCGTCAACGAACTCGCGATGCGCCCGCACAACTCGGGCCACTGGACCATCGACGGGTCGCAGACCAGCCAGTTCGAGAACCACCTGCGGGCCGTGCTCGACCTCCCGCTGGGGTCCACGGCGGCCCGTGACCCGTGGACGGTCATGGTGAACGTGCTGGGGCCGCGAGAGATCGAGTCCCGCCACGAGGACCTGTACCGCTCCTACCTGCACGTCATGGCCCACGACCCGGGCGTCAAGGTGCACCTGTACGGCAAGGAACAACGGGCCGGCCGCAAGCTCGGCCACGTCACCGTCCACGGTGACGACCTCGACACCGTCCGCGCGCGTGCCCGGCACGCGGCGGCCTTCATCGCTGGGGAGATCGACGAATGA
- the purE gene encoding 5-(carboxyamino)imidazole ribonucleotide mutase produces MSAVRVGLVMGSDSDWPVMEEAAKALDEFAVGYEADVVSAHRMPQDMIAWGSAAAERGLQVVIAGAGGAAHLPGMLASVTPLPVIGVPVPLRHLDGMDSLLSIVQMPAGVPVATVSIGGARNAGLLAVRILAATDTDLRARMVQFQDALRQSAYDKGSALRARTRRGGVGFGG; encoded by the coding sequence ATGAGCGCAGTGCGTGTGGGACTCGTCATGGGTTCCGACTCCGACTGGCCCGTGATGGAGGAGGCCGCCAAGGCCCTCGACGAGTTCGCCGTCGGCTACGAGGCCGACGTCGTCTCGGCGCACCGGATGCCGCAGGACATGATCGCCTGGGGTTCCGCCGCCGCCGAGCGCGGCCTGCAGGTCGTCATCGCCGGGGCCGGCGGGGCCGCCCACCTGCCCGGCATGCTCGCCAGCGTCACGCCGCTGCCCGTCATCGGCGTCCCCGTCCCGTTACGTCACCTCGACGGCATGGACTCGCTGCTCTCCATCGTCCAGATGCCGGCCGGGGTTCCCGTCGCGACGGTGTCCATCGGCGGCGCCCGCAACGCGGGTCTGCTGGCCGTGCGGATCCTCGCGGCGACCGACACCGACCTGCGCGCCCGGATGGTGCAGTTCCAGGACGCGTTGCGCCAGAGCGCCTACGACAAGGGCTCGGCGCTGCGCGCGCGGACCCGCCGGGGTGGCGTGGGTTTCGGCGGCTGA
- a CDS encoding DIP1984 family protein yields the protein MKIAEGLTERADAQRRVEQLRARITANARYQEGEEPAEDAAALLVEAGHVLTRLQNLITRINRTNSQVDLGPDGSMTDALAARDVLRMRHALLVSAADAAAGSSLRHLRSELRQLKALPVGELRSQADEVARTLRTLEGRIQEANWTHELLD from the coding sequence GTGAAGATCGCCGAGGGACTGACCGAGCGCGCGGACGCCCAGCGCCGGGTGGAGCAGTTGCGGGCCCGCATCACCGCCAACGCCAGGTACCAGGAGGGTGAGGAACCCGCCGAGGACGCCGCCGCCCTGCTCGTGGAGGCCGGGCACGTGCTCACCCGGTTGCAGAACCTCATCACCCGGATCAACCGCACCAACTCCCAGGTCGACCTCGGCCCGGACGGGTCGATGACGGACGCGCTCGCGGCCCGCGACGTCCTGCGGATGCGCCACGCCCTGCTCGTGTCGGCCGCGGACGCCGCGGCGGGCAGCAGCCTGCGTCACCTGCGCAGCGAACTGCGGCAGCTCAAGGCCTTGCCGGTGGGCGAACTGCGGTCGCAGGCCGACGAGGTGGCCCGCACGCTGCGCACCCTGGAAGGCCGCATCCAGGAGGCGAACTGGACGCACGAACTGCTTGACTGA
- a CDS encoding alpha/beta fold hydrolase: MHTESHRVDGHDVHEHVLTVPLDHRGSDPGSIEVFAREYVRDGQRDAPRLVFFQGGPGNPANRPEVVGGWLERALEEFRVVLLDQRGTGRSTPLDRQSLAEVGSSADQARYLRHFRADSIVADAELLRLALGDDTWAALGQSYGGFCLTTYLSQAPQGLREVFITAGLPGIATTADDVYRATYAQTAVRNAEFFARYPRDLGVAQAVADHLEQQEELLPSGERLSARRFATIGIALGQVSGFDALHFALEDPFTRSGRLRERFLLEMGRRLSFAAHPLYAVVHESIYAQGAATNWAAQRVRAEFPRFDLSSGFAFTGEHVYPWQFEEDPALVPLRGAADLLAADADLPPLYDADVLAGNTVPVAAAVYVDDMFVPYASSRATAAAIRGARTFVTNEYQHDGLRMDGRRLLDVLFGLARR; the protein is encoded by the coding sequence CTGCACACCGAGTCCCACCGCGTCGACGGTCACGACGTCCACGAGCACGTCCTCACCGTCCCCCTGGACCACCGGGGTTCCGACCCCGGGAGCATCGAGGTGTTCGCCCGCGAGTACGTCCGCGACGGGCAGCGTGACGCCCCGCGGCTGGTGTTCTTCCAGGGCGGGCCGGGAAACCCCGCGAACCGGCCGGAGGTGGTCGGTGGCTGGCTGGAGCGGGCGCTCGAGGAGTTCCGCGTGGTGCTGCTGGACCAGCGCGGCACGGGCCGGTCCACGCCGCTGGACCGCCAGAGCCTCGCCGAGGTGGGTTCCTCCGCCGACCAGGCCCGCTACCTGAGGCACTTCCGCGCCGACTCCATCGTGGCCGACGCCGAACTGCTGCGCCTCGCGCTCGGCGACGACACCTGGGCCGCGCTGGGCCAGAGCTACGGCGGGTTCTGCCTCACGACCTACCTCTCGCAGGCCCCGCAGGGTCTGCGCGAGGTGTTCATCACGGCCGGCCTCCCGGGGATCGCCACGACCGCCGACGACGTGTACCGCGCGACGTACGCGCAGACGGCCGTGCGCAACGCCGAGTTCTTCGCCCGCTACCCCCGCGATCTGGGTGTGGCGCAGGCGGTCGCCGACCACCTCGAGCAGCAGGAGGAACTCCTGCCGAGCGGGGAGCGGCTCAGCGCCCGGCGGTTCGCGACCATCGGCATCGCCCTGGGGCAGGTGTCCGGTTTCGACGCCCTGCACTTCGCGCTGGAGGACCCGTTCACGCGCAGCGGCCGGTTGCGCGAACGGTTCCTGCTCGAGATGGGGCGACGGCTGTCCTTCGCGGCGCACCCGCTCTACGCGGTGGTCCACGAGAGCATCTACGCCCAGGGGGCGGCGACGAACTGGGCCGCGCAGCGGGTGCGGGCGGAGTTCCCGCGCTTCGACCTCTCCAGTGGTTTCGCCTTCACCGGTGAGCACGTCTACCCCTGGCAGTTCGAGGAGGACCCCGCGCTGGTCCCGTTGCGCGGGGCCGCCGACCTGCTGGCCGCGGACGCCGACCTCCCGCCGCTCTACGACGCGGACGTGCTGGCCGGGAACACCGTCCCCGTCGCGGCCGCGGTCTACGTCGACGACATGTTCGTGCCCTACGCGTCCTCCCGGGCGACCGCCGCGGCGATCCGGGGTGCGCGCACCTTCGTGACGAACGAGTACCAGCACGACGGTCTGCGGATGGACGGGCGGCGGCTGCTGGACGTGCTGTTCGGGCTGGCGCGTCGTTAG